A window of Castanea sativa cultivar Marrone di Chiusa Pesio chromosome 1, ASM4071231v1 contains these coding sequences:
- the LOC142612893 gene encoding cytochrome b-c1 complex subunit 7-2, mitochondrial-like gives MASPSWLQALLNPNKNWFAKQHMKTVSQRLRNYGLRFEDLYDPKEDLDIKEALNRLPREIVDARNQRLKRAMDLSMKHEYLPQDLQALQTPFRSYLKDMLALVKKERAEREALGALPLYQRTIP, from the exons ATGGCATCGCCGTCGTGGCTGCAAGCTCTGTTGAACCCTAACAAGAACTGGTTCGCCAAGCAACACATGAAAACCGTCTCTCAGCGCCTCCGCAATTACg GACTGAGATTTGAAGATCTGTACGATCCGAAGGAAGATTTGGACATAAAGGAGGCTCTGAATCGTCTCCCTCGGGAAATCGTGGACGCCAGAAACCAGAGGCTCAAGCGCGCTATGGATCTCTCTATGAAGCACGAGTACCTTCCTCAGGATCTTCAG GCATTGCAAACACCATTTAGGAGCTATCTTAAGGATATGCTAGCCCTT GTTAAGAAAGAAAGGGCAGAACGCGAAGCATTGGGAGCATTGCCCCTCTATCAGCGTACAATTCCATGA